The following proteins are encoded in a genomic region of Mycoplasma sp. NEAQ87857:
- a CDS encoding M60 family metallopeptidase, whose product MSKRKIMKFTILTMMSTSLLSTFIACSNKQANKPSNPSKHDLNDIIDKINVEINPNSKNKTIEQLNINDFNFKQLDNKHQVANFSVKKVTNKQIQVTFNIKDLANNRSKFKSINLNFESINDIHKPIVDNLNDLVDQVEVKLINHPKNNLISLVKITDFEFSNYDIANYKIKEKNILINNNAINLSFKLVNKTNNEESKLKTIVFNDFSTKNTLLEQLNQVYNQLNIEFNGDKATTLINNVTKSDFNVNGLNDMYQLEILELDIHNSDIVLKTKLSFKNDLDLFVNKDISISGFLTKELVINQMNSDLANLSIQYKNNIETTLITDVNQNDFTISNFNDNKYTYQVISFLKSNNSVIFKLLITNNQYPSIEITKNLVLSGFKTNKALQNKLNQALNNVEVNFTAQKELYLTNNLTVNNFRFSDLNNNYTIEDVNLIKENGTVRVSFRVKDLEHNLASNIKTITINGFKTNEQFINQLNNKLNDIQVQVNIDKGQTYTKDITWENLVFSNLDNLTIVPVDLIKQDTTIIVKFKIKDLETNLISSDTKTLEINGFKLWVNYQELLNQKLNQSTLVFNKDKSNTLVKEVNINDFELSLNNNENSDYVLNTIEILNQTHNSVSLKYTIKDIANDLVSNFKTITISGFLDYEANNSNLINHLLSKVRIIASNNGYFENNKDNINLNLANVDAKLTNLKYQWYLNNQPIYNETNNNLTITKNQLINNSIVKLKLLINFDNQELTAFTNELNLYPINPLENITLKDNNQGLLVNNSTTLTLENIDLSNIKQITWYQNNQVISNDLSSNLTINSNGNYYAKIINNNDISWTTNLLEISNLKLQNNEVEFRNKLTTELNLQSFSSKILRRYQRTANNQYYETNLEKEYGKYGFKYPGWDNNYESNGNKNRDEYVDNGKRLDYLNSWLKYTDETTHQTKFVNISDLVLNEKNDQNLDYADPNWIKEQIKNNTLKKHPAVKNFYQRNVLDTTSAIDKNIQISSNILGFNSTGAYLPAGEVATITFSDRTYEILKKYYQNNNNDLPFKFIINANYWVNRGFDNSGRISNRYPKIQSEFRYKFSEIDPATKSLKIATPFGGSLTIELTNKLFNDDGSYHTVNLTLSNVVEQLFYSYKQTTKQDWIEQLNKVKSGKISAPVLAIQTDYSSILVPFTAETSIAYVPLDKIIFPEDVFRKWDSFYQMSFAWGGYNGRKIVLNYCNDVWGGAGAWGGNGYLYADTSWASGYLTGNTDFSFANWGNYHEINHNFQDYQDPFNIRDHGWTNIPSVVDLTYINDSSRKRNLLNGSGRWEWGWARLANAYNLANNYNKDWYSLYSFMIYSLGPSNFVKWVQNSARLGHSYKQTNTVKYLSDYFGINFYYALRTYSYMAEHNNKFRINVPKLGTVEDANTTARAIEEFNKATKGYEDANKALEEGKQNIQVEKDKIKAMNLPIMQSIEKNLELNQQLNDLASKQKEALNTLANTKEALRLADLNYPKDKKVVTNIKHIQELPAMDFVANLYAVGNYFYNPKTQRYEYDSDVQAPFLVPAFGEYTFDFNKAIKSINPNFKWSRMRFSPTTKWFGSLKVDPNDNKKLIYIANSNYLDQIDEFDLTIYPDDFDNKPSNYVPGYKFKIKMQNVVNRPSYYIFDQLDQEYRSIDQAISYAKNNNVKSLKLVQDFTLGDGENNYLDKKAKQLTLSKFKFIPPKTGKYTFKGTVDDLAKIYINGTSMWTENHWNDQAKDFFSYDFDVNQVYDIEIWGFNISGAGGVNFWLVNDDKAYNFKDYALVDTIDTSKYTFNQLKSFLTDSKYQYQPRYIDSHDRSELQINKFIPTINAKTKITATVNDTDASSVLDQNNVYTSNEKEVTFKFTLEQPTLLNTVSITRFVDVNKKLTDDNFEVEPEDHDENNSTVTSIKPKDNEQEVVDNEQIPSHYKLTAVDESGNNVTLFDYYASVETLGPSFDISFDQSFKAKYLYLTVDKETPGIKLVNVKFGLAINANAIKPINSSDINFYGNWELKANDKDYGSWVNATSAINNNANNYFETTIKTNSFSIIGKKSPNGSSFDVYLDNKLIGSNISTANSDTILNTLIASFNINDNQEHILKIVNKENKELALNYIAYNKIK is encoded by the coding sequence TTAAATTAATCAATCATCCTAAAAATAATTTAATTTCTTTAGTTAAAATAACTGATTTTGAATTTAGTAATTATGATATAGCAAATTATAAGATAAAAGAAAAGAATATCTTAATCAACAACAATGCTATTAATTTAAGTTTTAAATTAGTTAATAAAACTAATAACGAAGAATCAAAACTTAAAACCATAGTATTTAATGATTTTAGTACCAAAAACACTTTATTAGAGCAATTAAATCAAGTATATAACCAACTTAATATTGAATTTAACGGTGATAAAGCAACTACTTTAATCAATAATGTAACTAAGAGTGATTTTAATGTTAATGGTTTAAATGATATGTATCAATTAGAGATTTTAGAGTTAGATATTCATAACAGCGATATTGTTTTAAAGACTAAATTATCATTTAAAAATGATTTAGATCTTTTTGTCAATAAAGATATTAGTATATCAGGATTTTTAACTAAAGAGTTAGTTATTAATCAAATGAATAGTGATTTAGCTAATCTTTCAATTCAATATAAGAATAATATTGAAACCACTTTAATCACTGATGTTAATCAAAATGATTTTACAATTAGTAATTTTAATGATAATAAATACACTTATCAAGTAATTTCGTTTTTAAAATCTAATAATAGTGTTATCTTTAAACTATTAATCACCAATAATCAATATCCAAGCATTGAAATTACTAAAAATTTAGTTCTTTCAGGGTTTAAAACTAATAAAGCATTGCAAAATAAATTAAATCAAGCATTAAATAATGTAGAAGTAAATTTTACTGCTCAAAAGGAATTGTATTTAACTAATAATCTAACTGTTAATAACTTTAGATTTAGCGACTTAAATAACAATTACACTATTGAAGATGTAAATTTAATTAAAGAAAACGGAACTGTTAGAGTAAGTTTTAGAGTAAAAGATTTAGAACATAATTTAGCTTCAAATATTAAAACCATTACTATTAATGGTTTTAAAACTAATGAGCAATTTATCAATCAATTAAATAATAAATTAAATGATATTCAAGTTCAAGTTAATATTGATAAAGGCCAAACATATACTAAAGACATAACTTGAGAAAATTTAGTATTTAGTAATTTAGATAATTTAACTATTGTGCCAGTAGATTTAATTAAACAAGATACAACTATAATAGTTAAATTTAAAATTAAGGATTTAGAAACTAATTTAATTTCAAGCGATACTAAAACACTTGAAATTAATGGTTTTAAATTATGAGTCAATTATCAAGAATTATTAAATCAAAAACTTAATCAATCAACCTTAGTTTTTAATAAAGATAAATCGAATACTTTAGTTAAAGAAGTTAATATTAATGATTTTGAATTAAGTTTAAATAATAATGAAAATTCTGATTATGTTTTAAATACTATAGAAATACTTAATCAAACTCATAATAGTGTGAGTTTGAAATATACTATTAAAGATATAGCTAATGATTTAGTTTCGAATTTTAAAACTATTACTATTAGTGGATTTTTAGATTATGAAGCAAATAATAGTAATTTAATTAATCATCTTTTATCAAAAGTTAGAATCATTGCATCAAATAATGGTTATTTTGAAAATAATAAAGACAATATAAATCTTAATCTTGCTAATGTTGATGCTAAATTAACTAATTTAAAATATCAATGATATTTAAATAATCAACCTATTTATAATGAAACTAATAATAATTTAACCATTACTAAAAATCAATTAATTAATAATTCGATAGTTAAATTAAAATTATTAATTAATTTTGATAATCAAGAGCTTACAGCTTTTACTAATGAGTTAAATTTATATCCTATTAACCCCTTAGAAAATATAACTTTAAAAGATAATAATCAAGGTTTATTGGTTAATAATTCAACTACATTAACCTTAGAAAATATTGATTTATCAAACATAAAACAAATTACTTGATATCAAAATAATCAAGTTATTAGTAATGATTTATCAAGTAATTTAACTATTAATTCTAATGGAAATTATTATGCAAAAATTATTAATAATAATGATATAAGTTGAACTACTAATCTATTAGAAATATCAAATTTAAAATTACAAAATAATGAAGTTGAATTTAGAAATAAATTAACAACTGAGTTAAATTTACAATCATTTAGTTCTAAAATCTTAAGAAGATATCAAAGAACAGCTAATAATCAATATTATGAAACTAATTTAGAAAAAGAATATGGTAAATATGGTTTTAAATATCCTGGATGAGATAATAATTATGAATCTAATGGTAATAAAAATCGTGATGAATATGTTGATAATGGAAAAAGATTAGATTATTTAAACTCTTGATTAAAATACACTGATGAAACTACCCATCAAACAAAATTTGTTAATATTTCAGATTTAGTTTTAAATGAAAAAAATGATCAAAATTTAGATTATGCTGATCCTAATTGAATTAAAGAACAAATTAAAAATAACACCTTAAAAAAACATCCAGCAGTAAAGAATTTTTATCAAAGAAATGTTTTAGATACTACTTCAGCTATTGATAAAAATATTCAAATAAGTTCTAATATCTTAGGATTTAATTCTACTGGAGCATATTTACCTGCAGGAGAAGTTGCTACTATTACTTTTAGTGATAGAACTTATGAAATATTAAAAAAATATTATCAAAACAACAATAATGATTTACCTTTTAAATTTATTATTAATGCTAATTATTGAGTTAATAGAGGATTTGATAATTCTGGAAGAATATCAAATAGATATCCAAAAATCCAATCTGAATTTAGATATAAATTTAGTGAAATTGATCCAGCAACTAAAAGTTTAAAAATAGCTACACCTTTTGGTGGATCGTTAACTATTGAATTAACTAATAAATTATTTAATGATGATGGTTCATATCATACAGTTAATTTAACTTTATCTAATGTAGTTGAGCAATTATTTTATTCATATAAACAAACTACTAAACAAGATTGAATAGAGCAATTAAATAAAGTTAAATCTGGAAAAATATCAGCTCCAGTATTAGCGATTCAAACTGATTATTCATCAATTTTAGTTCCCTTTACTGCTGAAACTTCTATAGCTTATGTACCTTTAGATAAAATAATTTTCCCTGAAGATGTTTTTAGAAAATGAGATTCATTTTACCAAATGTCATTTGCTTGAGGTGGATATAATGGAAGAAAAATAGTTTTAAATTATTGTAATGATGTCTGAGGAGGAGCTGGAGCTTGAGGAGGAAATGGTTATTTATATGCAGATACTAGTTGAGCAAGTGGATATTTAACTGGTAATACTGATTTTAGTTTTGCTAACTGAGGAAATTATCATGAAATTAACCATAACTTCCAAGATTATCAAGATCCTTTTAATATTAGAGATCATGGATGAACCAATATTCCTTCAGTAGTTGATTTAACTTATATTAATGATAGTTCTAGAAAAAGAAATCTCTTAAATGGTTCAGGAAGATGAGAATGAGGGTGAGCTAGATTAGCTAATGCTTATAATTTAGCTAATAATTATAATAAGGATTGATATTCTTTATATAGCTTTATGATATATAGCTTAGGTCCAAGTAATTTTGTTAAATGAGTTCAAAATTCCGCTCGTTTAGGACATAGCTATAAACAAACTAATACTGTTAAATATTTATCAGATTATTTTGGAATTAATTTTTATTATGCTTTAAGAACTTATAGTTATATGGCTGAGCATAATAATAAATTTAGAATTAATGTACCTAAATTAGGAACTGTAGAAGATGCAAATACTACTGCTAGAGCTATAGAAGAATTTAATAAAGCAACTAAAGGTTATGAAGATGCTAATAAAGCTTTAGAAGAAGGTAAACAGAATATTCAAGTTGAAAAAGATAAGATAAAAGCAATGAATTTACCTATTATGCAAAGTATTGAAAAGAACCTTGAATTAAATCAACAATTAAATGATTTAGCCTCTAAACAAAAAGAAGCGTTAAATACTTTAGCTAATACTAAAGAAGCATTAAGATTAGCGGATTTAAATTATCCAAAAGATAAAAAAGTAGTAACAAACATTAAACATATCCAAGAATTACCTGCAATGGATTTTGTAGCTAATTTATATGCTGTTGGTAATTATTTTTACAATCCTAAAACTCAAAGATATGAATATGATTCAGATGTGCAAGCTCCATTTTTAGTACCTGCTTTTGGTGAATATACTTTTGATTTTAATAAAGCAATAAAATCAATTAATCCTAATTTTAAATGATCAAGAATGAGATTTAGTCCAACTACTAAATGATTTGGTAGTTTAAAAGTTGATCCAAATGATAATAAGAAGCTAATTTATATTGCTAATAGCAATTATTTAGATCAAATTGATGAATTTGATCTAACTATTTATCCAGATGATTTTGATAATAAACCAAGTAATTATGTTCCAGGATATAAATTTAAAATCAAGATGCAAAACGTAGTTAATCGTCCAAGTTATTATATTTTTGATCAATTAGATCAAGAATATAGATCAATTGATCAAGCTATTAGTTATGCTAAAAATAATAATGTTAAAAGCTTAAAATTAGTTCAAGATTTTACCTTAGGTGATGGAGAAAATAATTACTTAGATAAAAAAGCAAAACAATTAACTTTATCTAAATTTAAATTTATCCCACCTAAAACTGGTAAATATACCTTTAAAGGTACAGTTGATGATTTAGCTAAAATTTATATTAATGGAACAAGTATGTGAACTGAAAATCATTGAAATGATCAAGCTAAAGATTTCTTTAGCTATGATTTTGATGTAAATCAAGTTTATGATATTGAAATTTGAGGATTTAATATTTCTGGAGCTGGAGGAGTTAATTTCTGATTAGTTAATGATGATAAAGCTTATAACTTTAAAGATTATGCTTTAGTAGATACCATTGATACTTCTAAATATACATTTAATCAGTTAAAATCATTTCTAACTGATAGTAAATATCAATATCAACCTAGATACATTGATTCTCATGATCGTTCAGAATTGCAAATTAATAAATTTATTCCTACTATTAATGCTAAAACTAAAATTACTGCAACAGTAAATGATACTGATGCAAGTAGTGTTTTAGATCAAAATAATGTTTATACTTCTAATGAAAAAGAAGTAACATTTAAATTCACTTTAGAGCAACCTACTTTATTAAATACTGTTTCGATTACCAGATTTGTTGATGTTAATAAAAAATTAACTGATGATAATTTTGAAGTTGAACCTGAAGATCATGATGAAAATAATTCAACAGTTACTTCAATAAAACCTAAAGATAATGAACAAGAAGTTGTGGATAATGAACAAATACCTTCACATTATAAATTGACTGCAGTTGATGAAAGTGGTAATAATGTAACTTTATTTGATTATTATGCTTCAGTAGAAACTCTAGGCCCTAGTTTTGATATTAGTTTTGATCAAAGTTTCAAAGCTAAATACTTGTATTTAACTGTTGATAAAGAAACTCCAGGAATTAAATTGGTTAATGTTAAATTTGGTTTAGCAATTAATGCTAATGCTATTAAACCAATCAATTCTAGTGATATTAATTTCTATGGAAATTGAGAATTAAAGGCTAATGATAAGGATTATGGTTCTTGAGTTAATGCTACTAGTGCAATTAACAATAATGCTAATAATTATTTTGAAACCACTATTAAAACTAACTCGTTCTCTATCATTGGTAAAAAATCACCTAATGGATCAAGTTTTGATGTTTATTTAGATAATAAATTAATAGGTTCAAATATTTCTACAGCTAATAGTGATACGATTTTAAATACTTTAATAGCAAGCTTTAATATTAATGATAATCAAGAACATATATTAAAAATTGTTAATAAAGAAAATAAAGAATTAGCTCTTAATTATATTGCTTATAATAAAATTAAATAG
- a CDS encoding HNH endonuclease — MRRFDNTKIIYEYEKYQLLLKGVEVSKENFEKSNLYNKLLENKIYKEEDYYTANITSMCLKTNPTSVRIRSDKFLKSCIENKDLKFLVSSFIGNENEMIHYIVSSHWFIDYNKQVDKSNSFIHFDVHDLKTFSYEPGFHYKKLKGKNVTKFVFLIVKDKEFNIEQLFDYFNLSTNWNRSTSYLIKDSRNDPQIPDGIRKFLYNKFNNSCAIHYLDKEKCRTKIDWQKTKEALKGTNLNTPLDFHHFIPRSKFKNEWFNNNLDELDWKIIHNIINVVPLCQICHQSIHNRDKKLVKDTFYNIIQTFDNTNMLEAFKEYLKDTKVINSIDELLEYYLS; from the coding sequence ATGAGAAGATTCGATAATACAAAAATAATTTATGAATATGAAAAATATCAATTACTTTTAAAAGGTGTTGAAGTAAGTAAGGAAAACTTCGAAAAGAGCAATTTATATAATAAATTACTTGAAAACAAAATATATAAAGAAGAAGATTACTACACTGCTAATATTACTTCAATGTGTTTAAAAACCAATCCAACATCAGTAAGAATTAGAAGTGATAAATTTTTAAAATCTTGCATTGAAAATAAAGATTTAAAATTTTTGGTATCCAGTTTTATAGGTAATGAGAACGAAATGATTCATTATATTGTTAGCTCTCATTGATTTATAGATTATAATAAGCAAGTTGATAAAAGCAATAGTTTTATTCATTTTGATGTACATGACTTAAAAACATTCTCTTATGAACCTGGTTTTCATTATAAGAAACTTAAAGGTAAGAATGTTACAAAGTTTGTATTCTTAATAGTTAAAGATAAGGAATTTAATATAGAACAATTATTTGATTACTTTAATTTATCAACTAACTGAAACAGAAGCACAAGTTATCTAATTAAAGATTCAAGAAATGACCCACAAATTCCAGATGGTATAAGAAAATTTCTATATAATAAATTCAATAATTCTTGTGCTATACATTATTTAGATAAAGAAAAATGTAGAACAAAAATAGATTGACAAAAAACAAAAGAAGCTTTAAAAGGAACAAATTTAAATACACCTTTAGATTTTCATCATTTTATTCCTAGATCAAAATTCAAAAATGAATGATTTAATAATAATTTGGATGAGTTGGATTGAAAAATAATCCACAATATTATAAATGTTGTGCCTTTGTGTCAAATATGTCATCAAAGTATTCATAATAGAGATAAAAAGTTAGTAAAAGATACTTTTTATAACATTATTCAAACATTTGATAATACCAATATGCTAGAAGCTTTTAAAGAATATTTAAAAGATACTAAAGTTATAAACTCGATAGATGAATTGCTAGAATACTATTTATCATAA
- a CDS encoding C5 methylase (MAV1virus-like) protein translates to MKKLVVWDLFGGGQNSVYNGLKENDLLKYFDVYTFDVTEPTREKHYKLDLSQDNIVEIFKKYPKPDIIVSSTLCQSFSCVLNMKGGGTCFWKYKDDSKTELEERSVEEFERLKGGFTRNLKSDVQLFIKRLGERCINNTIELIKHYQPKLWYIENPKHSLIWKYIKFNRTDFYDANKMFLNETSLGKYGFFTTKPTIFLSNVKLELLKGKIEPPYEVKEIDGVKYYVLKDDPSVKVEYSLDSRMIGLASIKKMIKARSVKSGMGGMDFVMRSQKQYTQKNKMVNEQLSEAGPASSIPHPLIFEIFKQFLNNIDDSGDFLELQYIHQEFTTSSDSE, encoded by the coding sequence ATGAAGAAACTAGTTGTTTGAGACCTTTTTGGAGGTGGACAAAATAGTGTTTATAATGGTTTAAAAGAGAATGATTTACTCAAATACTTTGATGTATATACATTTGATGTAACTGAACCAACTAGAGAAAAACACTATAAATTAGATTTATCACAAGATAATATTGTAGAAATCTTTAAAAAATACCCTAAACCAGATATTATAGTTTCATCTACTTTATGTCAATCCTTTTCATGTGTTTTAAATATGAAAGGTGGTGGTACTTGTTTTTGAAAATATAAAGACGATTCAAAAACAGAACTAGAAGAACGTAGTGTCGAAGAATTTGAGCGTCTTAAAGGTGGATTTACACGAAATTTAAAAAGTGATGTGCAATTATTTATTAAAAGATTAGGAGAAAGGTGTATTAATAATACAATCGAGTTAATCAAACACTATCAACCTAAGTTATGATATATAGAAAATCCTAAGCATTCATTGATTTGAAAGTATATTAAATTTAATAGAACAGATTTTTATGATGCTAATAAAATGTTTTTAAATGAAACATCATTAGGTAAATATGGTTTTTTTACTACTAAACCTACTATTTTCCTTTCTAATGTCAAATTAGAATTATTAAAAGGGAAAATTGAACCACCATATGAGGTCAAAGAAATAGATGGAGTTAAATATTATGTATTAAAAGATGATCCATCTGTCAAAGTTGAATATTCATTAGATAGCAGAATGATTGGATTAGCTTCGATTAAAAAGATGATTAAAGCAAGAAGTGTTAAGTCAGGAATGGGTGGAATGGATTTTGTCATGAGGTCTCAAAAACAATATACTCAAAAGAATAAAATGGTGAATGAACAATTGTCAGAAGCAGGTCCAGCTTCTTCAATTCCTCATCCTTTAATTTTTGAAATATTTAAACAATTTTTAAATAATATTGATGATAGTGGAGATTTCTTAGAATTACAATATATTCATCAAGAATTTACAACTTCAAGTGATTCTGAATAA
- a CDS encoding leucine-rich repeat domain-containing protein yields the protein MKKWKLIPITIASTAIISLSIMTIACNNSKVNKKSIDQLNTNPIDLNKKPTKQINTKSKNPEVSITNKELTEKLISYGLNELTAYELGDWLGNELKNGEEFLTQLKDQIQNPDKYYKLNESNVLKSLSYEWENLKILYIPDAVDIDFDIRQISLKKHNDKISNLEILILPNLRVINDFFNATGPESKSNLKNIYAPKLKEIDRNAFWNTKLTHVDFPELEKIEPYAFTKSNLQSINAPKLKEISGDPFDRTPFLEKNKKIIFNNSILIKYDNSLIPENGIVNLPENIEVISDGVFSQKEKIKQINALGVVKIGASAFLSSKLELINAPKLKVIGDRSFAYTKLTHVGFPELEKIGRYAFEESNLESINARKLKVIGDSSFARNKLTHVDFPELEKIGRYAFEESNLESINAPKLKLIGIGSFAYTKLTQTNFPELEKIGTSAFRGSNLKKINVPKLKEIGTDAFESTPKEKELYKMINEQISKNKNEE from the coding sequence ATGAAAAAATGAAAGTTAATACCCATAACTATAGCAAGTACTGCTATTATTTCGTTATCAATTATGACTATAGCTTGTAATAATTCAAAAGTTAATAAAAAGTCAATTGATCAATTAAATACAAATCCAATTGATTTAAATAAGAAACCTACCAAACAAATAAATACAAAATCAAAGAATCCAGAAGTAAGTATTACAAATAAGGAATTAACAGAAAAGTTAATTTCATATGGTTTAAATGAATTAACGGCTTATGAGCTTGGTGATTGATTAGGTAATGAATTAAAGAATGGAGAAGAATTTTTAACACAATTAAAAGATCAGATACAAAACCCTGATAAATATTATAAACTTAATGAATCTAATGTTTTAAAATCATTAAGTTACGAATGAGAAAATCTAAAAATCTTATATATTCCAGATGCTGTTGATATAGATTTTGATATAAGACAGATTAGTTTGAAAAAACACAATGATAAAATTTCAAATTTAGAAATACTAATTCTACCAAACCTTCGTGTAATAAATGATTTCTTTAATGCAACAGGTCCTGAAAGTAAAAGTAATTTAAAAAATATCTATGCTCCAAAACTTAAAGAAATTGACAGAAATGCTTTCTGAAATACGAAACTAACCCACGTAGATTTTCCTGAACTGGAGAAAATTGAACCATATGCCTTTACAAAATCGAACCTACAATCTATCAATGCTCCAAAATTAAAAGAAATATCGGGTGATCCTTTTGATAGAACTCCTTTCCTTGAGAAGAATAAAAAAATTATTTTTAACAATAGTATTTTAATAAAATACGATAACAGTTTAATACCTGAGAACGGTATAGTGAATTTACCCGAAAATATCGAAGTTATTTCTGATGGAGTATTTTCTCAAAAAGAAAAAATAAAACAAATTAATGCACTAGGAGTGGTTAAAATAGGTGCATCAGCTTTTTTGAGTTCAAAACTAGAATTAATCAATGCCCCAAAACTTAAAGTAATAGGTGATCGTTCTTTTGCATATACCAAACTAACCCACGTAGGTTTTCCGGAACTTGAGAAAATTGGGCGATATGCTTTTGAAGAATCGAACCTAGAATCTATCAATGCTCGAAAACTAAAAGTAATAGGTGATAGTTCTTTTGCACGTAATAAACTAACCCACGTAGATTTTCCGGAACTTGAGAAAATTGGGCGATATGCTTTTGAAGAATCGAACCTAGAATCTATCAATGCTCCAAAACTTAAATTAATAGGTATTGGCTCTTTTGCATATACAAAACTAACTCAGACAAACTTTCCTGAACTTGAAAAAATTGGTACAAGTGCTTTCCGTGGATCAAACCTTAAAAAAATCAATGTTCCAAAATTAAAAGAAATTGGAACTGATGCATTTGAATCTACTCCAAAAGAAAAAGAACTTTATAAAATGATAAACGAACAAATTTCAAAAAACAAAAATGAAGAATAA